CGCTTAGCATGGGCGCCAGGCTCAAATTCCCGGCCAATTAGCGATTATTTTACTGAATCCCGGTGCAAGGTTAAGCGTCGGCGCAAAACTGTGCACCGAGCGCTAGGCTCTTTTTCTTTCTACGTCGAGCGTCTAGGTAGTTAAATTAACCCACGAATTAGCGGCTGCCATTGTAGACACGAGCGCTTAGATGCCGATttaatttttttatatttatttttatcTGTGTTAGCGCCTACACAAGCGGCTGGCATTGTTGATGCGTGAGGAACATCATTTAGTCAGGTTTTAGTCTAGAGGCTTGTTCCCCTTCCTCCCTGTTCTTTCTCATATTTCTGTTCCTCTTATGCGGTGTTTTAACCGACATCTTCTGTACCAAGACAATTCTCAGACCTCGGTCTGGCTTTGGAATATATAAGGTAGACTGTGGTCTACCTTCTTATCAAAAAGAAATAAATCAATGGAGCATCATTTAAAAAAAAATCTTATACGCTGCTAACTCATCAATCCTTCATAGATTAGTAGGTAATCCTTTCAATTTTTTTGATGTAGAGAAGCACCACTTCATATATGCGGACCGCATATTAAATAGTCTATTGCAAGAGTTGTAATATTTAAGGAGGGATCCTGTCTTTATAGATCTCTGTATTGATGAGTTACTAATCAATGTTTTTTGTTGCAATTTCACACTTTTTAGAAGTCTGATGGTCAAGTTATTTAGGTCTGAGGTAGTAGCTCGCTAATGGTGGCTTTCACATCCAGCTCAAATACAAGAGGACGTGGACCTGTTGGGAAAAGCACATACACCTTTGTTTTAGTGAGCAGGTGAATTAATAATGCACAATGTTTCTTTTATGATGTTGCTTTGACGCTGTTGATATGATTCAGAACCCTGATAAATACTAAACTCCACGCCTATTAATGTACTGATTGTTGTACGCACTTACTATTCTACACAATTTGGATTACTAGCTAAATACCCGTGTGTTGCTATGGGATAACAAACATTCAGTTTCATGAACACGCCAAATGTGATACCCTGTTACTTTCCAACTGTATTTCTATACACTGACGTCCTTCTCTTCCTTTGGTTTGAAAAGCTATGATGCAACTCCCCAGTTAAATTCCTCAGTCTTGCTAGACCCTCATAGCATGCAGTTATCATTTATGCACTAGTCAACGCAGAGGATTCATCTATACCAAGTACTTATCTACTAATCTATAAAAAGCtacttatctactccctccgtccgcaaatacttgtcaaagaaatggatacaaatggatgtatctagaactaaaatgcatctagatacatccaatccccagacaagtattttcggacggagggagtactacagttGTACATCATAGTGAAAATAAAACTGAATCCCAGTACCCCACTTAGATGCAACCTACACCTGAGCTTTATGCATGTTAATGTGCAAACATTCAGATACTAATGCTTGCAGCAAGAATACACACATGTACACTGGCAGATGCTCACTGTTAATCATCATGTTTGTCGTTTGTTAAGTAGAGGCTCACTGTTTGTTTGTGCGCAGGTTTCCAAAGAAAGAAATACTCAATGCCATTCAATGGCTTTCAATTTGCCAGTCTCTACATTCATAGTAGGTCACTGGGTTTTACCTGCAACTAAGATTATTTCTGTTGTGGTGATTATTTATTTATTCCTTTATTTCTTACATTAGCTCTAACCAGTTTTCAGCCTCCTTTCCCGCTCTTATTCAACTATTTATGTACTCCTATCTTGCCAATGGTGTATCTATTGTTGTGTGTAATTTAATGTGAGGCGTCGCACTCATCCGTTTAGGCACTCTCGAGATGGAGGCCAACATCATGGATGGCTGGAGCTGCGAGTAGATTTGTCCAAGATACGTCAGTGTTCGTAGTCATGGTTCTGGTAATTGTATACGATCTCCATATCTTAACTGTTTGTGAAGACGGAAATGCAAGTTCTTCTTCTTAGATGCTCTTGCCTTTTTGATTCATACATAGCTAAACTGACCACTGACATCTCACCACTTTGATTCATAAATTGCTGAATTACCCACATGAACTCTTGCTGTCATGGTTCATAAATTGCTGAATTTCCCATTATGTGGCTTCCACTGTTCCATATGAGTAGTGTCTACTGTGATTTTAACCAGTCAACTAAGTAGGTACTATGTTATTAGTGGCTTGCTTTTAGGCCACAATgacatctatttatttttctccaaGTTTGTTTATGTTTGTGTTGTGACCTGAAGTCGTATATTGAGTTGTAAGGGAATACTTTCAGATCACAACTTTTCTTTGTAATAGTCGTAATCTAGCCGGCCAATCAATTTTTCGGAAGTAATGACCCTTTGCAAGAAGTAATATTTCTTATTTGCTGGGCAACTTGGCACTATTTGCATCATGTCAATGCATTGTGTATTAACAATTTATTTTGTTATTTTCTATGTAGATTCAAAAGATATGTGGATGCTTATATGGGTGTGTGGCAAGTATACTgcgatgatgacgatgatgttCCAGTTCACGATGATGACAATGATGGCTGTTTTCAGTTGTAGTTATGATGGGTGTTTTCAGTTTTAGTTAAGTTGTAGGGATGATGTTCGTGTTAGATGATGTTCCTCGGTTAAGTTTTAGTTAACTTGTAGGGATGTCGATGGATGCTTTCAGTTTAAGAATATTTAGATTATGCATCACATTTGGATGTTATTCCTTCTGTAATATCAACAATTGTAATCTCACAGTTTTTTCCAATATATGATTTCTTCCTTGTGTGTATATTTTTTCTTCTGacttgatatacataattatcaccaTTATGTGGAGCATTAATTTATTGCTGGAAATATATAAAATATTATTCACATTTTATATGTAAAACACCTGAACCGTTGCAACTTCTTTGTTGCCAAGCAATGAGATTTGACTTCCTGTACATTAACCACCAACGCATATGAGTGTTGTAGAAGTCAGTTTTATGTGTTGTAGCCTTGCAACGGTTCCTTTTACCAACGGTAAGTATAACCGTTGTATTATGCActagcaacactggataaggctACGCATCCCAAACCGTTGGTAAAGACCCTAACAACGCATATATGGATTTTTAGATACGAAAAAATGCATTGCTATAGGTGGGGTCTTGTTGTAGTGTaagtgctgcttccgcggcgaactcgtGGTCcctcacccttacgttagacaccagccaaccgacagcctaggagctccgccgcctcaaggggtgttgcttcccattgggaatcgattggcccagaataaaaattcagacaactgacgcctaaataacgtgatttgagatgagggtgcaacctatctgacggcatggtgaagtaggcagctccagctgtcgagtcagtgaggccggcgcggttgcggtggcaacCGGCGGCAGGCAAGCAGAGATgttgcgacggtcgacggctatggggaagcagcgccgggactctagacggatccaaagttggagccgctctggcaccgtgaacaacggcgggggtgaatcggctccatgatggttcacgcggccgtcatcgAGGCAGCTCCAGTAGCACgaagtaagaggcacacgacccagtgcacgacgacaaatggacagcatctccggcattagggaggagggcagatgtgaaattggtgcagtgggggcgccatggaggaggggctgaggtttcgcggcttgggagaagggagcttacggggagaaggtgatttggcgcccacgaggtatgaatgggggggattgggaggggagtggaatcaTGTCTTACGGAGTCATTTGTATNNNNNNNNNNNNNNNNNNNNNNNNNNNNNNNNNNNNNNNNNNNNNNNNNNNNNNNNNNNNNNNNNNNNNNNNNNNNNNNNNNNNNNNNNNNNNNNNNNNNNNNNNNNNNNNNNNNNNNNNNNNNNNNNNNNNNNNNNNNNNNNNNNNNNNNNNNNNNNNNNNNNNNNNNNNNNNNNNNNNNNNNNNNNNNNNNNNNNNNNNNNNNNNNNNNNNNNNNNNNNNNNNNNNNNNNNNNNNNNNNNNNNNNNNNNNNNNNNNNNNNNNNNNNNNNNNNNNNNNNNNNNNNNNNNNNNNNNNNNNNNNNNNNNNNNNNNNNNNNNNNNNNNNNNNNNNNNNNNNNNctcggcttgggtctgtgtactgaggttcggggatagtagagtaactttgcttctccccaaatagtgggcgggagcgatttcgggcgaggagggcgtgttttggaatatagtgggcgcgagcgatttcgggcaaggagagcgtgttttgaaatagtgggtacgagctatttcgggcgagcagagcgtgttttgccgacctacatatgaggtagtacaaaagtgggctatgacggccctccactatgtaggccaaaacacgtcccaaattcacttgtgatgcatttggcatcgatgcccctccattgctcacctagtgccccaatctggatcacctactttgccccggtgccaaattaactcacgcaattaaAATACatttgtgtgggagagagagaggactgaggcaataaaaaacacttgtttgggagagtgagaggttggtgtagttggtttgattgatttgtttatacatgtgggtctgtgtgcatagcggtgccaactctctcacatcgcgagagcggtgccaaattcttttgatttgacatcgatgcgtatatgTGGCATacatttgagaaatatggcatcggccaatagtggaaggcaacaaatgccaagctcttcacgtgctcctagataaatgagaggaaagagagagagagagagagaaagggagggagggagagagtgaaaaaatatcactagccagtcgaccctatcgtatgagcgaatgatattggtacatcttgatgacacggcaatcttatatagccagctgctctaatatgttctcttcttttgcagataaaaaaacacCCGAAAGtgaatgtgttgcactataacaatctcatcgaatgccttgatctccatcttacatgaattgatttgatcgactaccgaggcaacacatctgagattaaattggccaggttctttgttctggaggcaagtgtgctcaaggtaatgaggtttggcattctctggcacAATAATGAATGGCGTGctaatcaccgcaagcgtctaagcctaaatgacaaagtctccgcagaagctgaatttgtttttgaaacatcaagtggccagagactcgaaaacttatttgcccattagtgacttgtcagggcggtggattttagtttgtatgataatgttgcatccacctaaagtaactaaagttcttacgtaaacttcctagtaattccctctttgtaggtgcagcattactcctaacatttgtaatatcagtttgaaacttgtaatattgtcgtgtcctattcctgcgttttcaaaatcctgcgaatcaaacaggtcctaagttggtgatgatgttttgcctgccatctttcaccagcaGCTATcgaatctagatctgacgcatacaaaccaaacttctccagttttgcaaaaagatgcccatacttgttccctatttacaaacaactccttgtgtctcacaatcagccttatctcctccccatcacatctagaaggccatggaaaaatctggcgtgatggccgctgccggcgccgtccaccccccaatcttggtgtttcgtgcaatgcacgggcatctacgcacgggaaattatgtcgagcacggctagttgtaagcaggctagctctacaaccatgatgatagtgactgtagacggtgaggctgactacggtatgccgaacacggcgcctatactcaggtgtcatctccgacgcggggtcttgtcacttcactgtgaggagcagcacgtaataatttgaccaacgggtagcacagtgctactacattggtagtactactactaacaATAGTAGAAAAAAGGGGCAATGGTCCAGacggggtcagcccattagtcccgattcagtccagaaccgggaccaatggtggcattggacccggttcatgagccccgggggccggccgggccacatgggccatttgtcccggttcgtctggaccttttggtcccggttggtgggacgaaccgggaccaatgggcctcactcctggcccaccaccattggtcccggttggtgggacgaaccgggaccaaaggcaacccattagtcccggttggtggcacgaaccgggactaaagggttggtcctcgttgcggtcagagtttagtcctacctcgccaaccgaagggcgctcacacccgtTTATAAGCCCcttcctctctgccttgttgagctcctctcaaagtgaaaatagatgcccttatacatggaatttgacctaaattcatattgaatttctctgaagttagtaaaaatttattatgaatttaggtctaattttctctataagcgcatctatgctcattttttagtaaagttaatcacaactattttttcttctatttatttctgagtagttttttatatagtttttttcttttctactatatttatttttttatttatttctgagttgtaataagtcattaaaaataaaaaagaggcgcaatgctcgttaattagcttcaagcctttcggaatagtgtaaactgcactgcacatagctccgtgcagtctaccctattcctcaaggcttaaagctaagcaacgtgcaggttagcattgagcctcttctgcatcgtctctgcactcggggcttataaaccgctgcgagtgcctctcgcttggcgaggtgggactaaaaaacagctgcagaaagaatcaactaaaatctCTTTTACCAGTTCAtgctacgaaccggtactaaaaggtgctcgtggggcaccagccttaaaacctgtaccaaataaaatgcctttgtaacagccttagaactggtactgaaggaatcaactaaaaagcttttataaacctctagtattatgaaactaaaattatatagaattttgttacaaactttaatagcaaaaagaattatcataaaagaaaataaataagtaactagaattctgttcaaaacattaaaaacaaaaagaattatcataaaagaacataaataagtaattagaattttttaca
Above is a window of Triticum dicoccoides isolate Atlit2015 ecotype Zavitan chromosome 5B, WEW_v2.0, whole genome shotgun sequence DNA encoding:
- the LOC119307224 gene encoding uncharacterized protein LOC119307224, which produces MARVSGVGSSAGGHVGLFSPLKYKRTWTCWEKHIHLCFSEQVSKERNTQCHSMAFNLPVSTFIALSRWRPTSWMAGAASRFVQDTSVFVVMVLIQKICGCLYGCVASILR